TGTCTACCTATCGTGCGTCGCCGTTCTCCGTATCGGAGACCTTCGAGATCGGCGCGCTCCCGCCGGCTTCCGCGCCTTCCGAGATGTCGATTGCCCAGCTTCCGACCGGCGCCACCTACCGCAGCGCGTCCTTTGGGTATCGCGGTGGCTCTCTCTTCGAGCCGCGAGAGTTCTCCATGACCGCGACCCTGATCAAGCACCCCAAGGGTGATCTCTTGATCGACACCGGGTTCGGTCGGGATATCGCACAGCACCTCGCGAAGCTGCCTCTCTTCTTTCGGCTCCTGACACGATACTCGCTGAACAAGACCGCGCGCGAGCAACTCCAATCGAGCGGGTATGACCTGGCCCGGCTGCGCGCGGTCCTTTTGACCCACTCCCACTGGGACCACATCAGCGGCGCCGCGGACTTTCCCGAAGTGCCTGTCTGGATACCTCCCGCGGAACGAAGCTTCCTACAAGGTGAAGACTTCACCACGGCCTCGGCAAGAAGCATCAAGTCGCTGCATTTCGAAGAGTATCGATTCGATGCGCACCCCTATCTCGGCTTCGCGGAGAGCCATGATGTCTACGGAGATGGCACGGTGGTGATCGTCCCGGCGCCCGGCCATACGCCGGGGTCTGTGATTGTCTTCGTGACGCTTCCGGACAACAAGCGCTACGCCTTTATCGGAGACCTCGCCTGGCAATTGGAGGGCGTCACCGAGCAGGAGGAGCGCCCGCTCACGCAGCGCCTCGCAGATGTCGAGCCTCGGCTCGTTCGTGAGAACCTCGCGCATATGGCCACAATATCAGCGCGATATCCGGAGATGACCATCGTCGTCGCGCATGATCCGCGGAGCTTCGCATCGATTCCGACGTTGGTGCCAAAGCCATGAGATGGGCCGGTGTGTGCCCAAGGCCGAGAGGGCGTCAAAGAATTCGTGTGGGGGGACTCGGCACGACACGCGGCGGGTGGAGTTGCCCGCTGGCTGAGAGCCATGTTCAGGGCCTGGAGCACCAGTTCCGTCTTTCAGGTGCCCAGCCGACGACTTTGCGGCTCCAGGCATCCAACACGACGGCCAGGTAGAGGAAGCCGCCGGCGGTGGGCACGTAGGTGATATCGGCCACCCACAGCTGGTCGGGCCCGGGCGCCTCGAAGTGGCGGTCCACGAGGTCTGGTGCCGGACGCGCCCGTTCATCCCGCACCGTGGGGTGCAGCCCTTTCGTCGGCTCACTCCCTGGAGGCAGGACGCACGCATCAGCCGTGCGACGCGCTTGCGGCCGACGCAGACACCCTCGGCGGCAACGGCATCGTGGGGTCCTTTCCGCACAGCGAGTGGGACTCCGCGAAAACGGGGCAACTTCAGGGCGCAGGCGCCTCAACGAAGCGCCGGAGTCCAGGTGTTGACCTCGACTTCCAACGAGGACTGCTTCGCGACCTCCCCGAGGATTCTCCGGAGGACTCCGGCATTGCTCCCCCCGAGCAGGAACGTGCGCACGTTCTCGAGGTTCTCTCTGGGCGTGCCGCCGCAGAGCATGACCGCGTCGGCTCGCTCATACAGTCCGCAGTAGCGGCCGGTGGTGATCGGCTGCGTGAATCCCAGGCTGCTCAGCACCGGGGCGAGAAGGGAGAGCAGATCCGCGTCTTCGAGATAGAGCGTCCCCTCGCACTGCTGGGACATCTGCTCAAACCGGAACCGGAACAGCGAGCTCCACGACAGCATCTCGTGGAAGGTCTCAAACCGGTCGATGGGATCGTCCTCCCCGCGCGCGTACCGCGCCGTCACGGTCGCATCTCCCCGCGCGGGCGCGTCGAGGTCGTAGAACGCGTGCAGGGGCATCATCTCGTCGGACTCGTATCCGATGAGCAGGAACCGGGGATTGGGCGCGACGAGCTTCCTGGAGTAGCAGTCCAGCACGCGGCGCGCGGAGAAGTCCTGGCTGGGATAGGCCAGCGGCCCCATGCTCTGCCCCATGCGGCTCAGGAACCAGCGATAGAACCGAGGCAGGGGGCGCCCGGCGATGCGCTCGAGCTGCTCGACTTCATCGGGCGTGGCACCCCGCCACTGTTCCGCGAGCCCGGGCACGGTCCTCAGGAGGAGGTCCTCCACCTCGAGGAACTCAAGATCTATTTCTTCTTGTGCTGACACTTCATTTCCTCCTCGGGGCAGATGAGCAGGGGAAGGATGACTGTGCAGGACATGCACGGCGGGACGCTCTTGCCGTGGGCGAAGTGCCTCTCGACTTCCCTTCCATTCTTGTCAATGAACCGGATCTTCGCGCTCACCGGCTGCCCATCGCTGCGGGACCACCGCTCCGTCAGCCCCGTGACGCGCGCGCAATGGTCCATCGCCAGCACGAGTGCCTTGGGGCCAGCACAGCCTCCTGGTGGGTAGGCCGCTGCAGTGGCCTTCTTGTTCACGAACTGCTCATGGAACCGCTGAGCCCGCGCCCAGGCCTTCTCCACGTTCTTGCTTTGTTTATTGAAGCGATTGTCGACGAACGCGCGGACCTCCCTGCGGGTGGTGCCGGGCGTGGGCGCGTTCCAGCCAAGCTCGCTGACGCTCTTGCAGAAGACTTCGAGGGCGTTGCTCGAGTGGTCCGCGTATTCATGCCCGCACTTGCACTGAGCAACACCGAGCATCCTTCCCCACGGAAGCTCCTCTTCGGGGAACTCACCGGCCAAGATCTTCTTGGTGAGCTTGACCTCCAGTTGTGCGGCGTCGGCCTGGGTCACGGGGGTTTCCTTCAGCGAGCCCTCGCTGCCATGCACCTTCCTGCACAGGGGGCACACGTCCTTCCCACTGACGACCAGGAGGGCTCCGGTCTTCTGGATCACCCCGAGCATCGTCGCCGCGTTGGCGGGGCTCCCGCTCGGCCCGCAGTTGTTGAGCATGGGGTCGCCCAGGAGCTGGACGTTCTTTCCCTCGATCTTCGTGTCCATGGACCCGGGGCCCAAGAAGCTCGTCGGGCCCTCCACGTTGGCGGAGACGATGCCGCCTCCCGTCCCCTTGCTGGCCACATCGCCCATGGAGCCGAAGGTGGCGCCCTTGATGGCGACCTTCTTCCCACCGATGGTGACAGTCTTGGAGTACTTCTTCGTGTCTGTTCCGCTCTTGCCGATGTTAGGCAGCGGCGTCGGCACGAACGGCGCAGGCGGCCCGGGCATCTTGCACACGTTGGGCAGCGTGGCCGCGGCGACCCCACTGGAGCCCTCGGTCACCGGCGTCTTCGGTGCATTCACTGAGACGTTGCTCATTGCTTCCCCCTCTCCTTACGACACCCGTGGGTCTTGCAGGAGCATCGCCCCTCGCAGTCCCCCATCAGAACCCGCCATCACCATGACCCGGGGGCCTCGCGCATAGCCCCGTGCGAACGCGCGGACCGCCAGGACGCCTCCGAGGGCCCCCGCTGCGGCGCCGACGTCACCCCAGCCGTCGCTCAGCGAGCGGTACGCCGTGGAGTGCCAGACCGATGGCGTCCTCAGCGCGACGAAACCCCACTCTTCACTGCGGTACCGCTCACCATTGATGTCGGCGTATAGCTCGTCCACCTTCTCGCGGGACAGGTCGAGCCCGGCGACCGCGCCTTCGACCGCCTGGGTCATTCCGACGCCGAACGAGCCCGTGTCGCTGCCGCGCAGGAGGCGCTCTTGCGCGGTTCGTGCCCCTCGCACCACCTCCAGCCGGGGCAGCCGCAAGCGGCGGCGCAGCCCCGCGGTCATCAACGCTAGACACCCGGCCCCCTCGCCGGGAATGAATCCACCGCGAATCCCCGGCTGCGCGAACCGGCCGTCGCGCTCCAGCCAGAGGAACGTCTCCGCGTGGAGGTAGCTGTCCACGCCCGTCACCAGGAAGAAGGACTCCCGGCCTTCGGAGGACTCTCGCAGGGCCTGCTCCACCGCGCGCAGGGCTCCCGCGTGGCCGCGTCCGGCAAGCTCGACGCGCATGCGCGCGGCCTTCGCCCTCGGGCGCGCCTCCATGGCGCTCACGAGCCAGGCCGCGTCGTCATCGGAGAACCCCGGGCGCACCTCGGGAAGCGACAGCAGCAGCCGGCACCGGTTCCCCTCCAGGACCGCTGAACCGAGCTTCTCCTCGACTTCGTCGAGGACGCTCTCGAGCAAGGGCATGAGCCGGTCCCTCCCCTCCAGCTTCGGGTCGAGCTGACCATCCGAGGCCACCACGACCGGCTCGCCCCGCGCATCGATGAAGGGGAACTCGGCGTACCGGGAGATGCCGGCGCGCATGGCCGCCGCGCTGCTCTCCGCGGAGTAGCCGAGTGGGATCCGAGCGCCGACAGCCACCACCTCGAGCTCGGCGTTCATGTCCCACCCTTCAACTCGAAGACTTCCGTCTCATCGAGATAGTCCGCTTCGGGGGCGCGCACGCGCAGCGCGCTCTGCCACACCAGGCACAGGCGCCGCGCCTCGGGCTCCACGAGGACCGTCGTCAGCCGCGGGCCATGCTCCTCACTGCGCGTACCCATGCGCGTCTTGAAGCCGAGCGAGATGCGAGGGAGCTCGAAGCGCAGGCTCCCCTCGAGAGTCATGTTCACCAGCTCGACGGGCTCTCCGCCCACCAGGGGATTCACAGGACGCTGATCCACCGGGGCGCTCAGCGCGAACGCGGGGTCGAAGTCATCCGGGAGCAGCGGCTTCTTCGTGCGCTCCCACCGCGCGTCGTACGTCCCCGCGAGCTTGCGCCGGGGCATCCACGAGGAATCGATGGGACCGAACCCCGCCGGCCCCATGGTCGCGGGGGCGCCGCTGGGATACTCGATGGCGTGGGCCGGCTTTCCGGCGAGGTGGGCGCCGCGCGTCGCGAAGCCGCGGCCGATGGGATTCCGCTCGTCGATGCGGTGCTTCGCCGGGTCGGGACCTGACAGGTCGCTGCCACCAAAGGCGACCTCATACTGAATGGGCCGCGTGGTGAAGGGCTGGGGCCGCCCGGGCGTCACGCCGGACCAGCCTTGCTCGTAGGTCCGCTCCCCGTGCACGACGAGCAAGCGGTTGCGTGCGGGCGAACTTCCTCAGGCCCTCCTTCACGTGCTCGCGGAAGGCGTCGCCCTCCGCCTTCGTGTGCTGCGGGCAAGTGCGTGTGAGGGCAGTGACGTGGAGAAGAAGTCCTGAATGCCCCGAAGGCGGCTGGCGGCGGGGGAATGGAGGGGCGGGCGTCGCACTATCCCGAAGAGAGGCCCGTCGCGAGGAGGGCAGGCCTGCGCAGGCGGCCCGGCAGGCGTCAGCGGGCGAGCTTGCTGGCGCGAGCGTTTATCGTAGCCACGTTGGTGCTGGAGTGCGCATCCAATGAACCTGAGTCAATTCATCCGCGACAATCGCGACGCCATCGTCCTCGAGTGGGAGACCTTCGCGGGCACGTTGCTGCCCGCGGCGGGAGGCATGAGCAGCCGCGCGCTGCGCGACCATGCGCAAGAAATCCTGTCCTCCATCATCGAGGACCTCGAATCGCCACAGCATGCTGACGAGCAGTCGCAGAAGTCGAAGGGACACGGCGAGGAGCACCGGATGGAAGCGGTCGGCAAGGCGCACGCCGCCCTCCGCATCCAGGATGGCTTCAACCTCGGCCAGCTCGTCGCCGAGTACCGGGCGCTGCGCGCGAGTGTGCTCCGGCTCTTCGAAAAGGCCTCGGCGGGCAAGAAGACGGACGACCAGGATCTTCGCCAGTTGACGCGGTTCAACGAATCGATTGACGAGGCGCTCACCGAGGCCGCGAGCCGTTACATGCTCGTGATGAACCGCACCCGAGATCAATTCCTCGCCATCCTCGGTCATGACCTGCGCAATCCGCTGGGGGCGATCATGATGTCCGCGGCGACCGTAGCGGCATCTGGCGTGTCGGAGGACAAGCTCGCGAAGGCCGCCTCCCGGATCCTCACCTGCGCCCAACGCATGGGCCGCATGGTCAGGGACCTGCTCGATCTGACGCGGACGCGCCTCGGCGGTGGAATTCCAATCACGCCGCAAGCGATGGACCTCGAGGAGATGTGCCGTGAGGTACTCGCGGAGCTCGAGGCCTTCCAGCCTGACCGCCGCCTCGTGTTTCAGTCCAGCGGCAACCTGCGTGGTGCGTGGGACGTGGACCGTCTGGCGCAGGTGCTGTCGAACCTCGTGGGAAACGCGCTGCAGCACGGAGCCCACGACAAGGTCATCGAAGTAACGGGAAGAGGCTTCGATGGGGAGGTCGTGCTCGAAGTCCACAACGAGGGGCAACCCATCCCGCCCGAGCTGCTGGAACACGTCTTCGAGCCGATGGTGCGCAGCGTGTCAACGGCAATGGGGAACGCGTCGTCGACGAGCCTCGGCCTGGGCTTGCACATCACGCGGGAGATAGTCCTGTCCCACGGCGGCACGGTCAGTGTCCGGTCGACCGAGAGTGAGGGGACGACGTTCACCGTCCGGCTTCCCCGGCACTACACCAGCGATTCGGCGCCGCACGCCACACGTCCGGAACCGCTCGACCAGCATGATGCCAAGGGCGATGTGGTCATCCCGGCGCCCGGCCCACTGACCCGTCACTGAGCAGCGCCGCGCGGCCAGCCTCAGCCGCCCTGCGGCAGTGGGAACACCCGTGCGCGCAGGGCCTCCGTCTTCCGGCGCCGGTGCGCGTCGCCCCCGTCCAGTCCAGGCGGAGAAGCTCATCCCCGCCTGAAGCGCCGGGTGCGTCAGGGGCTCGCGAAGAAGACGCGCGGGCCCTCTCCACCGATGAGGGTCCGTCCCAGCTCCAGGGTCCAGGGCACGTCGCGCGGCACGGGCTCCGGTGAGCGCAACACCACGGTCGTCCCCTCCCAGTGCTTGGGTTTCACACACTCGGAGGTGCGCCAGCCTCCCCCGTAGGAGTGCCGCCCATCCACCCGGACGTCCGGGGTCGGGTACCCGACGAGCTCGATACAGAGGGACTCCCCGTCCTTGTCACAGCCGTCGGGCTCCGAGCCGTTCGCGGGCACGCAGGTCAAGACGGCCGTCACGGTGACGTGGTCGTCCGCGTCACGGGTGGCGGAGGCGGCGCGAACGCCCAAGGTGTCCCAACGAGGCCCGCAGGCCGTCAGCAGGCCCGCGAGGGCCACGATGATGAAGGTCGGATGCATGGGGCCTCAGGGGTTGGGGAGGACGACGTTCATCACGCGGGGATCCGCGCTGACAAGGATGCGCAGCCCGGGGTCACGGTCCACGGCGTCCGGCGTGGTGACCGTCACCTGGGTGCCGATGATGTCGGGAACCTTCTGGCACGACTCCGCCCGGAGCAGCGGATGGGCGAAGGCCGTGTCGTCGGCCGCGTACCACGTCGCGGAGACGCAGACGCGCTCGCCATCCGCGTCACAGCCTTCCGACCGCGCGAAGCCGTAGACGAGGCCGCAGGCCAGCGTGACTTCGACGGAGACGCGGTCGTCCTCGAGCCGTGTCGCCGTGGCATCCAACACACCGGCCGCCTCCAGCCCGGACTCACAGCCAGCAAGGAGGGGGAGTAGCAACAAGAACCAGCGACGCACGCGCGACCTCCGGGAGCAGTGGACCCGGAGCCCCGGAGCAACCCCCGTGCCCATCGGCCGACAGACGGCAGCCCCGGGCGGAGCCCCCCGCGGCCCATGACAGCCATGTCAGGGCAGCACGCCTTCCAGGAAGCATCGGGCGAGTTTCTCCGCGTCTCCCTCAAGCGGGGGCGGAGCCGGGGCTGGAGGAGGAGAGCACGGCCCAGGCTGCGACGGTAGAGT
This genomic window from Pyxidicoccus xibeiensis contains:
- a CDS encoding DUF2169 family type VI secretion system accessory protein: MHGERTYEQGWSGVTPGRPQPFTTRPIQYEVAFGGSDLSGPDPAKHRIDERNPIGRGFATRGAHLAGKPAHAIEYPSGAPATMGPAGFGPIDSSWMPRRKLAGTYDARWERTKKPLLPDDFDPAFALSAPVDQRPVNPLVGGEPVELVNMTLEGSLRFELPRISLGFKTRMGTRSEEHGPRLTTVLVEPEARRLCLVWQSALRVRAPEADYLDETEVFELKGGT
- a CDS encoding DUF4150 domain-containing protein, which translates into the protein MSNVSVNAPKTPVTEGSSGVAAATLPNVCKMPGPPAPFVPTPLPNIGKSGTDTKKYSKTVTIGGKKVAIKGATFGSMGDVASKGTGGGIVSANVEGPTSFLGPGSMDTKIEGKNVQLLGDPMLNNCGPSGSPANAATMLGVIQKTGALLVVSGKDVCPLCRKVHGSEGSLKETPVTQADAAQLEVKLTKKILAGEFPEEELPWGRMLGVAQCKCGHEYADHSSNALEVFCKSVSELGWNAPTPGTTRREVRAFVDNRFNKQSKNVEKAWARAQRFHEQFVNKKATAAAYPPGGCAGPKALVLAMDHCARVTGLTERWSRSDGQPVSAKIRFIDKNGREVERHFAHGKSVPPCMSCTVILPLLICPEEEMKCQHKKK
- a CDS encoding SMI1/KNR4 family protein — protein: MEDLLLRTVPGLAEQWRGATPDEVEQLERIAGRPLPRFYRWFLSRMGQSMGPLAYPSQDFSARRVLDCYSRKLVAPNPRFLLIGYESDEMMPLHAFYDLDAPARGDATVTARYARGEDDPIDRFETFHEMLSWSSLFRFRFEQMSQQCEGTLYLEDADLLSLLAPVLSSLGFTQPITTGRYCGLYERADAVMLCGGTPRENLENVRTFLLGGSNAGVLRRILGEVAKQSSLEVEVNTWTPALR
- a CDS encoding MBL fold metallo-hydrolase, coding for MKWLLTCVAPVLLAVWILFLSAHGPTSWLVVPGALIGSACVAGFSFLRSFSRPLRALSLSLYLLPLGLLSTYRASPFSVSETFEIGALPPASAPSEMSIAQLPTGATYRSASFGYRGGSLFEPREFSMTATLIKHPKGDLLIDTGFGRDIAQHLAKLPLFFRLLTRYSLNKTAREQLQSSGYDLARLRAVLLTHSHWDHISGAADFPEVPVWIPPAERSFLQGEDFTTASARSIKSLHFEEYRFDAHPYLGFAESHDVYGDGTVVIVPAPGHTPGSVIVFVTLPDNKRYAFIGDLAWQLEGVTEQEERPLTQRLADVEPRLVRENLAHMATISARYPEMTIVVAHDPRSFASIPTLVPKP
- a CDS encoding sensor histidine kinase, producing MNLSQFIRDNRDAIVLEWETFAGTLLPAAGGMSSRALRDHAQEILSSIIEDLESPQHADEQSQKSKGHGEEHRMEAVGKAHAALRIQDGFNLGQLVAEYRALRASVLRLFEKASAGKKTDDQDLRQLTRFNESIDEALTEAASRYMLVMNRTRDQFLAILGHDLRNPLGAIMMSAATVAASGVSEDKLAKAASRILTCAQRMGRMVRDLLDLTRTRLGGGIPITPQAMDLEEMCREVLAELEAFQPDRRLVFQSSGNLRGAWDVDRLAQVLSNLVGNALQHGAHDKVIEVTGRGFDGEVVLEVHNEGQPIPPELLEHVFEPMVRSVSTAMGNASSTSLGLGLHITREIVLSHGGTVSVRSTESEGTTFTVRLPRHYTSDSAPHATRPEPLDQHDAKGDVVIPAPGPLTRH